The nucleotide window ACAGCGGATTCCGCGACCACGGCGACGACTGACGGGCCCACGCGACGATCGGACGGGACTCACTCCTCGCTGAACAGCGTCACCGAGTCGGCGGCGTAGTCTTCGAGCGTGGCCGGCGGCCCCCCGACGGTGACACGCCCGTCGTCGGTTTCGAGGACGAGCGTTCGCTCACCGAGAAACGACTGATTGAACGGTTCGATCAGGCCCTGGCGCACCTCCACGACACGCCCTTCGATCGGATGACGACGACCGGTGGAGAGCGATCGGCCCTCGACGCGCGCGAAGAGGGGGGTTCCCTCGCGGCGATGGAGCGCAGCGTGCAGCGTGGCCTCACGAAAGGAGTCCGGCGTCGCCGGGAGCGCGGCGGGGTCGGGCACGTGAAACTCCTCACTGAGACGGTACTCGATACCGAACAGCGAGTCGTTCGTCCGGACCGCGATGGTGTCGTCGTTGACGTACAGCGCGGGCGAGTGGCGGTGGCCGTCACCCATGTCGGCCGAGGAGACCATCAGCGAGCGCACCTTGTCGGCCCCGATACCGAACTCCTGGAAGCCGTGCGGGCCCTCTCGGATCCGAACGATCGTCGCGAGATCGT belongs to Halococcoides cellulosivorans and includes:
- a CDS encoding TrmB family transcriptional regulator, translating into MADSLRRELERWGFSEGEIDVYLAVLDVGEGLASEIGEAADVSARHVYRVCERLEERGLVDVDEHVQPTRIRARPPSVVEDVIERSASTMSEQIASKYAGTPDQTPEIEVLKRQPTVMARAADILAAAETWAIVVLPPDLVDRFAEDMRAAIERGVLVMLVTDAPATDEPLDDLATIVRIREGPHGFQEFGIGADKVRSLMVSSADMGDGHRHSPALYVNDDTIAVRTNDSLFGIEYRLSEEFHVPDPAALPATPDSFREATLHAALHRREGTPLFARVEGRSLSTGRRHPIEGRVVEVRQGLIEPFNQSFLGERTLVLETDDGRVTVGGPPATLEDYAADSVTLFSEE